One window of Bacteroidota bacterium genomic DNA carries:
- a CDS encoding helix-turn-helix transcriptional regulator, translated as MNRIKEVLKDKGISQTWLAKQTGKSYNTINEYARNVRQPSLEDLYKISEILNVKVKDLITERTELK; from the coding sequence ATGAACCGAATAAAAGAAGTTTTAAAGGACAAAGGAATTTCGCAGACTTGGCTCGCCAAACAAACGGGAAAAAGTTACAACACGATTAACGAATATGCTCGTAACGTGAGACAACCGAGTTTGGAAGACTTGTACAAAATTTCGGAAATCTTAAACGTGAAAGTCAAAGATTTAATAACAGAAAGAACAGAATTAAAATAA
- a CDS encoding CotH kinase family protein encodes LINIFLIFTTLSFAQDLYDINKIRNIKLDFYNSNWDAILDTFQKYNSDKRVLADLTIDGIKYDSVGVRFKGNSSYRDKNNKNPFNIDINFVKDQNVYGYKKLKLSNMFKDPSGVREVLSYEILRNYMPAPKSNFVMLYINGKVHGLYTNVESISNDFLEKHFGSNDNPFFKCDPITITATPAPPPHGCKHVQGISSSLIDMGPDTFCYEQSYEIKSDYGWTDLMNLVLDLNGNISNIKNVLNVDMVLWMNAFNNVFINLDSYLGSGHNYYLYENDNKIFNTICWDLNMCFGSFTRIDSGRHLNIVQMISMPPDFAFYNANRPLVNKLMAVPEYRRRYYAHFKTIYTEFLQNDKMQDRAVVLHSMIDSFVTIDSNYFYSYYDFLRNINQNVGYGPQTTVGVNLLMDNRSGFLSFHSQLKKTQAEITDISQSVEFPMENEDVWISAKISNSTQAFLYYRSDLFVPFNKIQMFDDGNHHDGNASDGIYGVQIPGFNMATNVNYYIYAENLITNTAKLSPERAEFEYYSYIVGNQSSTSDIVINELMASNNITVADQNNEYDDWVEIYNNSSNNISLKGMGLTDDENDIFQFVFPDTFIAAHGFIIVWIDDDEEQQGLHTNFKLSKAGEKLILSDSQAKLIDQVIFNNQTTDISFGRYPNATGNFEFMPPTFNASNISYSDVYEAFKDNNVSIKVYPNPTNGFLTIEAEKLFVEIFDVNGKIIFKSDKVLSSICKVDLQGKKDGLYFVRFYNNDFVKVKKIILRK; translated from the coding sequence TAGTTCTTACAGAGATAAGAATAATAAGAATCCTTTTAATATTGATATTAATTTTGTTAAAGACCAAAATGTTTACGGTTACAAAAAACTCAAGCTCTCAAATATGTTTAAAGACCCAAGCGGAGTTAGGGAGGTTTTATCTTATGAAATATTAAGAAACTATATGCCTGCCCCAAAATCAAATTTTGTGATGCTATATATTAATGGGAAAGTTCACGGACTTTATACTAATGTTGAATCAATAAGTAATGATTTCTTAGAAAAACACTTTGGCTCAAATGATAATCCGTTTTTTAAGTGCGACCCTATTACAATTACAGCTACTCCTGCACCGCCACCTCATGGCTGTAAACATGTTCAAGGGATTTCTTCATCACTTATCGACATGGGACCTGATACTTTCTGCTACGAACAATCTTATGAAATAAAATCAGACTATGGATGGACAGATTTAATGAATTTAGTTCTGGATTTAAACGGTAATATTTCAAACATCAAAAATGTCCTTAATGTTGATATGGTACTTTGGATGAATGCTTTTAACAATGTTTTTATTAATCTTGATAGTTATCTTGGTTCAGGTCATAATTACTATCTTTACGAAAATGATAATAAAATATTTAATACTATCTGCTGGGATTTGAATATGTGTTTTGGTTCTTTCACAAGAATTGATAGTGGGAGACATTTGAATATAGTTCAAATGATATCAATGCCTCCTGATTTTGCATTCTATAATGCAAATCGTCCTTTGGTAAATAAACTAATGGCGGTACCTGAATACAGAAGGAGATATTATGCACATTTTAAAACTATTTACACGGAATTTTTACAAAATGATAAAATGCAGGATAGAGCGGTTGTATTGCACTCTATGATTGATTCTTTTGTAACTATTGATAGCAATTATTTTTACAGTTATTATGATTTTTTAAGAAATATAAATCAGAATGTAGGATACGGACCACAAACAACGGTAGGAGTAAATTTATTAATGGATAATCGTAGTGGTTTTCTTAGTTTCCATTCCCAATTAAAAAAAACACAAGCAGAAATTACCGATATATCTCAATCTGTTGAATTTCCAATGGAAAATGAAGACGTTTGGATAAGTGCAAAAATATCAAATTCAACTCAGGCATTTTTATATTATCGTTCAGATTTATTTGTTCCTTTTAATAAAATTCAGATGTTTGACGATGGAAATCACCATGATGGAAATGCAAGTGATGGTATTTATGGAGTACAGATACCCGGATTTAATATGGCTACTAATGTAAATTATTATATTTATGCAGAAAATTTGATAACTAATACGGCAAAATTATCTCCTGAAAGAGCTGAATTTGAATACTACTCTTACATTGTTGGAAATCAATCTTCTACTTCAGATATTGTAATAAATGAATTGATGGCTTCAAATAATATTACTGTTGCTGACCAAAACAATGAATATGACGATTGGGTTGAAATTTATAATAATTCTTCAAATAATATTTCATTAAAAGGAATGGGACTTACTGATGATGAAAATGATATTTTTCAATTTGTTTTTCCCGATACTTTTATTGCTGCTCATGGTTTTATTATTGTTTGGATTGATGATGATGAAGAACAACAAGGCTTACATACAAATTTTAAATTATCAAAAGCAGGAGAGAAACTTATTTTATCAGATTCACAAGCTAAATTAATTGATCAGGTAATTTTTAATAATCAAACCACAGATATTTCTTTTGGCAGATATCCAAACGCTACAGGTAATTTTGAATTTATGCCACCGACATTTAATGCAAGTAATATTAGTTATTCAGATGTTTATGAGGCTTTTAAAGATAATAATGTTAGCATAAAAGTATATCCGAATCCAACAAATGGATTTTTAACTATTGAAGCAGAAAAGCTATTTGTTGAAATATTTGATGTTAATGGAAAAATAATTTTTAAATCCGATAAAGTACTATCATCAATTTGTAAAGTTGATTTACAAGGAAAGAAAGATGGATTGTATTTCGTTAGATTTTATAATAATGATTTTGTAAAAGTGAAAAAAATTATTTTGCGTAAATGA